In the Rattus rattus isolate New Zealand chromosome 18, Rrattus_CSIRO_v1, whole genome shotgun sequence genome, one interval contains:
- the Sesn1 gene encoding sestrin-1 isoform X2 codes for MRLAAAANEAYAASLAVSELLGCHQCGGGRGQDEELGIRIPRPLGHGPSRFIPEKEMLQVGSEDAQMHALFADSFAALGRLDNITLVMVFHPQYLESFLKTQHYLLQMDGPLPLHYRHYIGIMAAARHQCSYLVNLHVSDFLHVGGDPKWLNGLENAPQKLQNLGELNKVLAHRPWLITKEHIEGLLKAEEHSWSLAELVHAVVLLTHYHSLASFTFGCGISPEIHCDGGHTFRPPSVSNYCICDITNGNHSVEETPVPSTGSASVSDSFFEVEALMEKMRQLQECREEEEASQEEMASRFEMEKRDSMLVFSSDDDEVTPARDVSRHFEDTSYGYKDFSRHGMHVPTFRVQDYCWEDHGYSLVNRLYPDVGQLIDEKFHIAYNLTYNTMAMHKDVDTSMLRRAIWNYIHCMFGIRYDDYDYGEINQLLDRSFKVYIKTVVCTPEKVTKRMYDSFWRQFKHSEKVHVNLLLIEARMQAELLYALRAITRYMT; via the exons ATGCGCCTGGCCGCCGCGGCGAACGAGGCGTACGCAGCCTCGCTGGCCGTCTCGGAGCTGCTGGGCTGCCACCAGTGCGGCGGTGGCCGCGGCCAGGACGAG gaACTTGGAATCAGAATCCCTCGGCCACTAGGACACGGACCAAGCAGGTTCATCCCAGAGAAGGAG atGCTGCAGGTGGGCAGCGAGGACGCACAGATGCACGCTCTGTTTGCCGACTCTTTCGCTGCTTTGGGTCGTTTGGATAACATTACATTAGTGATGGTTTTCCATCCACAATATCTAGAAAGTTTCTTAAAGACACAACACTACCTACTGCAGATGGACGGGCCGTTGCCCCTCCATTATCGCCACTACATTGGCATCATG GCGGCAGCCAGGCATCAGTGTTCCTACCTGGTGAATCTACACGTCAGTGACTTTCTTCATGTTGGTGGGGACCCCAAGTGGCTCAATGGTTTAGAGAATGCTCCTCAGAAACTGCAGAATTTAGGAGAACTTAACAAAGTGTTAGCCCACAGGCCTTGGCTAATCACCAAAGAACACATCGAG GGGCTGCTGAAGGCTGAGGAGCACAGCTGGTCTCTCGCGGAGCTGGTCCACGCTGTGGTTCTGCTCACACACTACCACTCTCTTGCCTCCTTCACATTTGGCTGTGGAATTAGTCCAGAGATCCACTGTGACGGTGGCCACACCTTCAGACCTCCTTCTGTCAGTAACTACTGCATCTGCGACATTACGAATGGCAATCACAGTGTGGAGGAGACGCCAGTCCCCTCAACAGGAAGCGCCTCG GTGAGTGACTCCTTCTTTGAGGTCGAGGCCCTCATGGAAAAGATGAGGCAGTTACAGGAATgccgggaggaggaggaggccagccAGGAGGAGATGGCCTCACGCtttgaaatggagaagagagataGCATGCTTGTCTTCTCTTCAG ACGATGATGAAGTTACACCAGCGAGAGATGTGTCTCGGCACTTTGAGGACACTAGTTATGGCTACAAGGATTTCTCCAGACATGGGATGCATGTTCCAACATTTCGTGTCCAG GACTACTGCTGGGAGGACCATGGTTATTCTCTGGTGAATCGTCTTTATCCGGACGTGGGACAGTTAATCGATGAGAAATTTCACATTGCTTACAACCTTACTTACAATACCATGGCAATGCACAAAGATGTTGATACCTCAATGCTGCGACGGGCTATCTGGAACTATATCCACTGCATGTTTGGAATACG ATACGATGACTATGACTACGGGGAGATTAACCAGCTGTTGGATCGTAGCTTTAAAGTTTATATCAAAACTGTCGTGTGCACTCCTGAAAAGGTTACCAAAAGAATGTATGATAGCTTCTGGAGGCAGTTCAAGCACTCTGAGAAG GTCCATGTTAATCTGCTTCTTATAGAAGCGAGGATGCAAGCGGAGCTCCTGTATGCTCTGAGAGCCATTACCCGGTATATGACCTGA